In Drosophila nasuta strain 15112-1781.00 chromosome 2R, ASM2355853v1, whole genome shotgun sequence, a single genomic region encodes these proteins:
- the LOC132786305 gene encoding geranylgeranyl transferase type-2 subunit alpha, producing MHGRVKVRTTEEERERKKKEQVLKMRAYRAAMSRLQKKRSAGELDDELLSLTVNLLQRNPDIGTVWNIRRECVLYKVAQLQKEKEEEKKEEVATTQSEEGDGDKGDGDKKLEEKKEEKPTVEQQLQRIYATELDLTEQCLMVNPKSYGAWHHRCWTLEQNPQADWKRELYLCNKYLKYDERNFHTWDYRRYVCAKAAVPQQQELDFCTEKIKVNFSNYSSWHHRSLLLPKLYPNEQQDRPMCEHKLKEELEMVMTAAFTDPNDSSAWFYQRWLLGSGAQLDEKPTVAAFRCWPNKAQLALKKPCAELSQLKLQLISGEQTYPLESWTAANTEKTLWECSHSIETQASQEYALEVQGQRLKLAVQPSDQSIYYFVPPVAAASCSKELLAELESQLQSCRDLLEYEPDSKWTLLTSALLMRAIDPSKYHEQSLANIIKLEKVDALRKGYYEDLARRWTMEEALTKWPESAQFPQLFELSLKTPKTPYRQYLIVADTVKEVE from the coding sequence atGCATGGCCGTGTCAAGGTGCGTACTACGGAGGAGGAGCGAGAGCGCAAGAAGAAGGAGCAGGTGCTCAAGATGCGAGCGTATCGAGCAGCAATGTCACGTCTGCAGAAAAAACGTAGCGCCGGCGAACTCGATGACGAATTGCTCAGCTTGACGGTGAATCTGCTGCAGCGCAATCCGGACATTGGCACCGTGTGGAACATACGACGCGAGTGTGTGCTCTATAAGGTGGCACAGCTACAAAAGGAGAAGGAAGAGGAGAAGAAAGAGGAGGTGGCAACAACTCAAAGCGAAGAAGGCGATGGCGACAAAGGCGATGGTGATAAGAAGCTAgaggagaagaaggaggagaagcCCACtgtggagcagcagctgcaacgcaTCTATGCAACCGAACTGGACCTCACCGAACAGTGCCTCATGGTGAATCCCAAGTCCTATGGTGCCTGGCATCATCGTTGCTGGACTTTGGAACAGAATCCGCAAGCGGACTGGAAGCGGGAGCTGTACTTGTGCAACAAGTACTTAAAGTACGACGAACGCAACTTCCACACCTGGGACTATAGGCGCTATGTGTGCGCCAAGGCAGCGGtgccacagcagcaggagctggACTTTTGCACGGAGAAAATCAAAGTAAACTTCTCGAACTACTCGAGTTGGCATCATCGCAGTCTGCTGCTGCCCAAGTTGTATCCCAACGAGCAGCAGGATCGACCGATGTGCGAGCACAAGCTGAAGGAGGAGTTGGAAATGGTGATGACAGCTGCATTCACCGATCCCAACGACAGCAGCGCTTGGTTCTATCAACGCTGGCTTCTGGGCAGTGGAGCCCAGTTGGACGAGAAGCCAACAGTGGCTGCGTTTCGGTGTTGGCCCAACAAGGCGCAGTTGGCACTGAAGAAGCCTTGCGCTGAGTTGTCGCAGCTCAAGTTGCAGTTGATTAGCGGAGAGCAAACTTATCCTTTAGAGTCTTGGACAGCAGCAAATACAGAAAAGACTTTGTGGGAATGCAGCCACAGCATTGAGACTCAAGCAAGCCAGGAATATGCCTTGGAGGTGCAAGGACAACGCCTTAAACTGGCTGTGCAGCCAAGTGATCAGAGCATTTACTATTTTGTGCCACCTGTGGCAGCTGCCAGTTGCAGCAAGGAGCTGCTCGCCGAGTTGGAATCGCAGCTGCAATCCTGTCGCGATCTGCTTGAGTACGAGCCGGACAGCAAGTGGACGCTGCTGACAAGTGCGCTCTTGATGCGTGCCATTGATCCGAGTAAATATCACGAGCAGAGTTTGGCGAATATAATCAAACTTGAGAAGGTCGATGCTCTGCGCAAAGGTTACTACGAGGACTTGGCTCGACGCTGGACCATGGAAGAGGCTTTAACCAAGTGGCCAGAGTCAGCGCAATTTCCTCAACTATTCGAGCTGTCGCTCAAGACACCAAAGACTCCTTATCGACAGTATCTGATTGTGGCGGACACTGTGAAAGAAGTCGAGTAG